TGGCCAGGTCGACGAGCTCCCAGACATCCACCCCGACCCGCTCGCAGACCAGGGCCAGCTCGTTGGCGAAGGCGATGTTGAGGTCACGGAAGGAGTTCTCCGTCAGCTTCGTCATCTCGGCGGTGGTGGCGTCGGTCAGGACCAGCTCGCCGGCGCAGAAGGTGGCGTACAGGTCTCTGGCCAGGTGCGAGGCCTCGGGGGTCAGGCCGCCGATGACCCGGGAGTTGGTCACCATCTCCGTCATGATGCGCCCGGGCAGCACGCGTTCGGGGCAGTAGGACAGATGCACCTGGGGCCGTGCGCCACTGCCGTCCGTGGACAGGTCCGGGCGCATCGAGCCGATCGCCTCAGCCAGGGCGCGAGTGGTACCGGGCGGGCAGGTCGACTCCAGGACGATGAGCTCTCCCCCTGTGAGACGAGGGGCGATCTGCCTGGTAGCGGCCTCCACCAGGGACAGATCGGCCGCGTGGTCCGAGCCCATCGACGGGGTCGGCACCGCGATGATGTAGGTCCGTGCCGAGGGCGTCTCCATCTGGGCGCGCAGGCGGCCGGCCTCGACCTGTTCGGCCAGCACGGTGGCCAGCCCCTCCTCGAGGAAGGGAAGCTCTCCACGGTTGACGGCCTCGACACGTTCCCGGATCCGGTCCACCCCGACGACGTCGAGCCCGGCGCGGGCCAAGACCGCTGCCGTGGGCAGGCCGATGTACCCCAGCCCGATGACCGCGACATCGGCTACTTCAGTCGTGTCAGTCATGAGTCTCCATGCATTCGTTCGCGTCCCCGGGGAGCTCCCCGGGGACGCTGCTGCGTGAGCCACGTGTCCGTACCTCTAGTTCACCGTGGCGGGGAGCAGCTCAACGGCGTCGGGGTGCTCGGTGAGGTAGGCGCTCACTCGGTCCTCGGCGAAGGCATTGAACAAGGGGGTGTCCGCGTCGGCGTCGAGCGTGACGATGGACTGCCCATCCGTGGAGGTTCCCGTACCGGCGGTCGGCACGGTCATGAAGGCGATGTCGTTGCTGTGGAGGTGGCGCGTCTCCAGGGCCAGGGACTGCATCTGGTTGAGCGTGAAGGACTCGTCCACGGCGACTGTCCGCGAGGCGGTCTTGAGGAAGGAGTACAGAGCCGTGGGACTGCTCATGGTGCCGTTGGTCAGGACCCTGCTCACGATGGAGCGCATCCAGGTCTGCTGGCGCTTGACGCGGTCGAAGTCCCCGTTGGGCAGGGAGGAGCGCTCGCGGGTGTAGGCCAGGGCCTGCTGCCCGTCGAGCACCTGGGCCCCTGCGCCGAGTTCCTTGCCGGCGAGTGTCTGAGGCGTCTTGAGGTTGATGCGCACCCCACCGATCTCGTCGGTCAGGGCGACGAAGGACTCGAAGTTCGCCACCGCGAAGTGGTCGATGTGGATGCCGGTGAGGTTCTCCACGGTGTGGATCGTCAGCGAGGGCCCCCCGTAGGAGTAGGCGGCGTTGATCTTCCCCTGGCCGTGACCGGGGATCTCCACCCATGAGTCACGGGGGATCGACATGACTGAGACCGTCTTCCGGTCTCCGCTGACCTGAACGATCATGATCGCGTCCGTGCGCTGGGCCCCCTCCTTCCACTGGGAGGGGTCGGAGGCGGAGGTGCGCGAGTCGGTCCCCAGGACCAGGATGTTGACAGCCGGTTCCTCGCCCGCGGCCACCTTCTGCTGCGGGGCCCGTGCGGGAATGCCCGCGAAGGGATCGGCGATGAACTCGATGCCGGAGGCGATGGAGTGTCGCACCCACAGGGCCAGGCCTCCTGTGGCCAGGGTCAGAACCAGGAAGATCGCCAGGACACTGAGAAGGGCAATCCTCCATCCTCGTCCGGGACGGCGCAGGACGCTGCCTGCACCGCGCGCCGAGGTCGTGTCGGCCCCTGACGAGGCGGCTTCAGCATCGCCCTTTTCAATCGGACTGCTTCCGGGTTCTGGTAGGAGGGACTGAGTCATGGGCTAATGGCACCACATATTTCTCGAGCGTTTTGCCCGGAATCCCCTTGTTTTAGGAATTCCGGGCAAAATGCTCATGAAATGAGATGCAACTGAGACCGCCGCAATCTCATTGTCACCATTTCATGTCACACAAACAATATCTTTCTGGACGTTCAGAAGGAATATCGTCGGTGGTTTTATGAACGAGGAGGCACGAGCTGATACATCCACCCGTAGGGATCCTCGGCGCGGCCGGTCTGAATGGCGGTGAGCCGGTCGTGAATCTGCCGGGTGACCTCGCTGCCCTCGATGCGGGCGTCGAAGCCCTCGCCCTTGAGATGCCCCAGAGGCACGACGACGGCGGCGGTTCCACAGGCAAAGACCTCACTGACCCGGCCCGACTCGATGTCTGCGAGCAGTCCCTGAAGGCTGATGGTCTCCTCCACGACATTCCGCCCGGAGTCGCGCAGTAGGCGGATGATGGCGCTGCGGGTGCAGCCCTCGAGGATCGTCCCGGTCAGGCGCGGTGTGCGCACGGTCCCGTCGGCGTCGACGACCATGAGGTTCATGCCGCCGAGCTCCTCGATGTTCTTCTGCGAGACGTCGTCGAGGAAGCAGACCTGGTCGCAGCCCTGCGCGTAGGCCTCCTGCTGAGGAAGCAGGGAGGAGGCGTAGTTGCCTCCGGTCTTGGCCGCCCCAGTCCCTCCGCGTCCGGCGCGGTGGTACTCGGTGGTCACCCAGATGGAGACGGGCTCCAAGCCGTGAGGGAAGTAGGAGCCGGCGGGAGAGGCGATGACGTAGTAGTCCACCACAGCGGCGGGGCGCACGCCCAGGAAGGCCTCGGAGGCGAAGGCGAAGGGGCGCAGGTAGAGGGACTCACCCTCACCTGAGGGCACCCAGGCGGCGTCGGCGCGCACCAGATCCACCAGGGAGGCCACGAAGTCCTCCTCCGCCAGCTCGGGCAGAGCCATGCGCCGGGCGGAGGCGTTGAGGCGCGCCGCGTTGTAGCGGGGGCGGAAGGTCCACACCGATCCGTCCTCGTGCCGGTAGGCCTTGATGCCCTCGAAGACCTCCTGGCCGTAGTGGAGCACAGCGGCGGCCGGGGACAGGCTGAGGCTGCCGTAGGGAATGACGCCGTAGTCGCCCCACCCCTCACCCTGCCTCCAACGGGCGTGAGCCATGTGGTCGGTGAAGGCGTTACCGAAGTGGAGGCTCGCCAGGACCGCTTCCCGTTCGTCGTCAGCGACGGGAGAGGGATTGGCGGTCAGGGGGAATCGACCGGCGAGCGCATCGGCCTGCGGGACGGGGACCTCGGCGGCGCGAGCCAAGGAGGTGGATGCGAAGTCGGTTGAGGTGGCGTCTGTCTCGGGCATAGGTCCACCCTACCGCCAAGGCCACAACTCGGACACGACCTTCCCATATGCTGGCCGGCAGGCAGGCTCGGAGATAGGTTCCGGCCATGAGTTCCGTTCATCGCCCCTCGGTCAGCGCTCATCGGCCGGGCCCTCGAGCCCGGTTCGCCCGGGGTGTGGTGGCCGGCACCGCCCTCCTGACTGGGGTGAGCGGATGTGCACAGGTGGATTTGGATCAGCTCTCCGGGTCGGTGTCAGGGCCTGCCTCCCCTTCCGCGGCACCGCATTCCTCGACGGCTCCGCCCCGGATGGTGATGCCCACCGCGCTGCCGACCGCCCAGGCCACGGCCGCGGCCGCGCTCACGGTCAGCTTCACGGACCTTCCCGGCTACACCGCCTCCACCGCACCCCCGACCTCCACGAGCACCCCGCACGGGAGCACCACCTCTAACGGGCCCGCGACGGCGTCAACCCCGGAGGCATCCTGGTCGCGCTCCTACGCCTCGACCTCCTCCGGATGCCAGGTGAGCGCCGAGGTGACCAGCGCAGCGGCGCTGCTCGTCTCCGGCGGCGATGATCGCGCCCTGTCCGAGCACTGGTCCGCCTCTTTGGCGGGGACCTACCCGGACTACCGGCAAACCGGTCGAGAGGAGCTCACGGCGACAAACCGCTCAGCACCCTATGCCGGTATCGCCACCGTCTTCAGCGCCAGCCTCCGTGGTTCCCGGGTCGCGGGGAGGGCCTTCGTGCGGGTGTGGTCGGCCGACGGCGCAGCCGTGTCAGTGACCCAGGTCTGTCAGCAGGGGGTCTTCGACGAGGCGGCGTGGGACACCGTCCTTCGCAGCGTCGCCGTGGACGGCCTGTCGGGTCAGTCCCGCTGGCCAACGAAGGCGGCACCCGGGTCTGAGACGCCGGCTGCCTCCGCCACCGGATGACCCCGTCTCATCACGACCTCTGAGGCTGCTCCCCTCAAGAGGACGATCCCTGGGCCGGTTCAGCGGAGTCTTGGGGGGCCGATGGCTCGCTATCGGACGGGGTGCCGACCTGGGCGGGAGACTCGGGCTCCCCCTCCCCCGGCCGGTCTGCCTCTGCGGACTCGCCGTCCCCTCCCCTGCCAGGAACTCCTGTCGAGCTCTCCTCCCCGGGCGCAGCCGCCCGG
This region of Actinomyces oris genomic DNA includes:
- the wecC gene encoding UDP-N-acetyl-D-mannosamine dehydrogenase; amino-acid sequence: MTDTTEVADVAVIGLGYIGLPTAAVLARAGLDVVGVDRIRERVEAVNRGELPFLEEGLATVLAEQVEAGRLRAQMETPSARTYIIAVPTPSMGSDHAADLSLVEAATRQIAPRLTGGELIVLESTCPPGTTRALAEAIGSMRPDLSTDGSGARPQVHLSYCPERVLPGRIMTEMVTNSRVIGGLTPEASHLARDLYATFCAGELVLTDATTAEMTKLTENSFRDLNIAFANELALVCERVGVDVWELVDLANRHPRVSILQPGPGVGGHCIAVDPWFLVSSAPEETRLIRTARQVNDSRPAHYVGRILEAMEPFSSPIVAVLGLTFKADVDDLRQSPALAITEQVAAAAPHARVLVAEPHAKELPASLARWDNVRLTGWRQAVEQADVVAVLVGHQEFADLDPHLLEGRSVIDATGFWRAREPQLTGRRTWAAGV
- a CDS encoding LCP family protein, giving the protein MTQSLLPEPGSSPIEKGDAEAASSGADTTSARGAGSVLRRPGRGWRIALLSVLAIFLVLTLATGGLALWVRHSIASGIEFIADPFAGIPARAPQQKVAAGEEPAVNILVLGTDSRTSASDPSQWKEGAQRTDAIMIVQVSGDRKTVSVMSIPRDSWVEIPGHGQGKINAAYSYGGPSLTIHTVENLTGIHIDHFAVANFESFVALTDEIGGVRINLKTPQTLAGKELGAGAQVLDGQQALAYTRERSSLPNGDFDRVKRQQTWMRSIVSRVLTNGTMSSPTALYSFLKTASRTVAVDESFTLNQMQSLALETRHLHSNDIAFMTVPTAGTGTSTDGQSIVTLDADADTPLFNAFAEDRVSAYLTEHPDAVELLPATVN
- a CDS encoding branched-chain amino acid aminotransferase — its product is MPETDATSTDFASTSLARAAEVPVPQADALAGRFPLTANPSPVADDEREAVLASLHFGNAFTDHMAHARWRQGEGWGDYGVIPYGSLSLSPAAAVLHYGQEVFEGIKAYRHEDGSVWTFRPRYNAARLNASARRMALPELAEEDFVASLVDLVRADAAWVPSGEGESLYLRPFAFASEAFLGVRPAAVVDYYVIASPAGSYFPHGLEPVSIWVTTEYHRAGRGGTGAAKTGGNYASSLLPQQEAYAQGCDQVCFLDDVSQKNIEELGGMNLMVVDADGTVRTPRLTGTILEGCTRSAIIRLLRDSGRNVVEETISLQGLLADIESGRVSEVFACGTAAVVVPLGHLKGEGFDARIEGSEVTRQIHDRLTAIQTGRAEDPYGWMYQLVPPRS